The genomic stretch AGCTGGAGGAGCTGCTGCACTCCGACGAGGTGCGCACGTTCATCGAGGACACCTACGAGGGCGCGGTCATCCCCGCCTTCTGAGCTGGTGCGCGGCCGGCCCGGGGGCGCCGGGCCGGCCGCACCTCACCCCTCGACGACGACGTCGTCGCCGCGGCGGACCGCCCGGCGCACCCGCAGCCGGGCCACCTGCCCGAACCAGCGCACCAGCGTGGTGTAGCCGGGGGTCGGGCCGTGCCAGCCGAGGAACCCGCGCGGGCCGGTGACCATCTCGCCGGTGGAGGTGTCGTAACGGGCCTGGTGCCACGGGCAGACCAGGCAGCCGTCGGCGTCCACCGACCCCTCGGCGAGGTCGGCGAGCTGGTGGCGGCAGCGCCGGGACACGGCGGACAGCCGGTCGCCGGTGTTGACCACCGCCCACGGTCCGGCGGGGCGGACGGCGCCGGGTGGCAGGTCGGTGGCGGGAACGCGGTCGGGCACGGGGACTCCCTGGTCTCGGGAACGGGGCTCGGGAACGGGGCTCGGGGACTGTTCTCGGTGGGTGCCGGGGCACCTACCCACGGCAGCGACACGGGAGACGTCGTCGCGGGATCCGGTGGCCCGGGTCCGGGAGACCGCGAAAGCGTCGGGACCCGGCGGGACGGTCACCTCCTCGGCCGTCCGACCGAGCGCAGTCCTTCCCGAGGAGGAGACATGCCCACCCGTGACACCGCCTGGCCCGCCGGCACGCCCTGCTGGGTCGACCTCGGCACCCCCGACGTCGACGCCGCCCGCGCGTTCTACGCGGCGTTCCTCGACTGGACCTACACCGATCCCGGTCCCGACGCCGGTGGCTACCTGATGTGCCTGCGGGACGGGCACCAGGCCGCGGGCCTCGGCCCGCAGCAGGACCCTGCCGACCCACCGCGGTGGACGACGTACCTCGCGACCGACGACGCCGACGCGACGGCGGCCCGGGTCACCGCGGCGGGTGGCAGCGTGCTCGCCCCGCCGATGGACGTCGGCCCGGCCGGCCGGATGGCGATCGCCGCCGACCCGCAGGGCAACCCGTTCGGCCTGTGGCAGGCCGGGGCGACGACCGGGGTGCAGGTGTTCAACGAGCCCGGGTCGCTGGTCTGGAACGAGGCCGCCGTCGACGACCCGGCCGCGGCACGGGAGTTCTACACCGCGGTGTTCGGGTTCGCCTGGGAGGAGCTGCCCGGCGAGGACGCGTACTGGACCTTCGCCATCGGCGACCGCCCGCTCGGTGGGCTGAGCGGCGTGGTGGAGGGCCTGCCGCGCGGGTGGGGCACCTGCTTCTCGGTCGCCTCCGCCGACGAAGCGGTGCGGGCGGTCGAGTCCGGCGGCGGCAAGGTGCTGATGCCGGCCGAGGACACCCCGTTCGGCCGGTTCGCCGTCGTCGCCGACCCGCACGGCGCGACGTTCTCGGTGATGCAGGAACTCGGCGGCTGAGCACGACGAGGCGGCCGGGCCGCCCCGGCGGTCCGGCCGCGGCGGGGGCGGAGCGGGGCACAGCATGATCGGCGACGATGGGCACATGCGTTCCGTCGTCCGTCCCCTCACCGCCGGCGCCCTCGGGCTGGGCGCCCTGCTGCTCGGGGCCGGGCCGGCCCTTGCCGTCGAGCCGTTCGCGCCCACCGAGCAGCTCGTCGACCAGGCCGACGTGCTCAGCAGCAGCGAGGAGGCGGAGGTCGAGTCGGCGCTGCAGGAGCTGCAGACCGAGGACGGCACGCAGCTCTACGTCGTCTACGTCGAGGACTTCGGCGGGCTCGACGGTGACCAGTGGGCGCAGCAGGCCTTCCAGGCGGCCGGGCTGGGCAACAACGACATCCTGTTCGCCGCCACGACGGACACCGAGCCCGGGCGGGACGGCTACTCCGTCGGTGGCCAGTCGCCCGTCACCGAAGCAGGGCTCAGCGACCTGGTCAGCCGGCAGGTCGAGCCGCAGCTGGGCTCGGACGACTGGGCCGGTGGCGCCATGACCCTCGCCGAGGGCATCCGCTCGGGTGCGGCCGCTGGTGAGGGCGGTGCCGCCGGGGGTGGCGACGGCGGAGGAGGTGCCGCGCTCGGCGTGCTCGCGGCGATCGCCGTCGTCGGCGGCGGCGGGTACGCACTGATGCGCAGCCGGCAGCGCAAGAAGCGGCAGGCGGCCCAGCAGCAGGCCGCTGCCGAGCGCGCCGCAGCCGAGGCGGCCGCCCGCGACCCGCACCACGGCACGCCGACCGAGCAGTTGATGTTCCGGGCCAGCGAGGAGCTGCTGGCGCTGGACGAGGCGGTCAAGACCTCCGAGCTGGACCTCGCCTACGCCCGGTCGCAGTACGGCGAGCAGCCGGTCGCCGGGTTCCAGGACGCGCTGGGCACCTCCAAGATCGAGCTGTCCCGGTCCTTCGGCATCCGCCAGGAGCTCGACGACGACGTCCCCGAGGACGAGCCGACCCAGCGCCGGATGCTCACCGAGCTGCTGCAGCTCACCGCCGCCGCCTCGGCGCGGCTGGACTCCCAGGCGGAGGCCTACGCCCGGTTGCGGCACCTGGAGGAGTCGGCGCCGGAGGCGCTGGCCGCGCTCGAACCCACCGTCGCGGCGGTGCGCGCCCGGCTGCCCGAGGCCGAACGCACGCTGGAGGAGCTGCAGCAGCGTTACGCCCGCAGCGCCTGGTCCCCGGTCGCGGACAACGTGGCCGAGGCGCGGACCCGGGCGGACCTCGCCGAGCAGGCGCTGGCGCACGGCCGGTCGGAGCTCGACGAGGGGCGGTCGGCCGGCGCCGTGCCCGCGGTGCGCGCCGCCGAGGACGCCCTCGCCCAGGCCCGCACGCTGCTGGACTCGGTCGGCCGGGTCGCCGGCGAGCTGGCCGGGGCCGGCGACCGGTTCACCGCGGTGCGGGTGGAGACCGAGAAGGACATCGCCGAGGCGCACGCGCTGCTCGGCCGGGGCGTGGACACCCCGGGGCTGCGCGAGCAGCTGGCCCGCGCGGAGAGCGCGCTCACCGCCGCCACCGACCAGTGGCGGCCGCGCGACGGCGCGCTGCCCGATCCGCTGGCGATCGTGCGGCAGCTCGACGAGGCGGACCTGGCGCTGGAGGCCGCGCTCGAGCCGGCCCGGGACGCCCGGCAGCAGCAGCAACGGGCGGCCGCCCACCTCCAGCAGGCGGTGCGCGCGGCGGACACCTCGATCGCCGTCGCCCAGGACTTCATCGCCACCCGCCGTGGCGCCGTCGGCAGCGTCGCGCGCACCCGGCTCGCCGAGGCCGACCGGAGCCTGGACGACGCCTCGCGGTCGGCCGCGGGCGACCCAGTCGCGGCGCTGCGTTCGGCCCAGCGGGCCGACGCGCTCGCCCGACAGGCGCTGACCCAGGCGCAGCAGGACGTCGAGGAGTACATGTCCGGCGGCTACGGGGGTGGCGGGTACCGGGGTGGCGGGTACCGCCGCGGCCCCGGCGGTCTCGGCGGCGGCTTCGCCGGGGGCGTGGCCGGCGGGATGCTCGGCGGCATCCTGCTCGGCGGCCTCGGTGGTGGCTACGGCGGCGGGTTCGGTGGTGGGGGCGGTGACGGCGGCTTCAGCGGGGGCGGCAGCTTCGGCGGAGACGGGGGCTTCAGCGGCGGCGGCAGCTTCTGAGCGAGTCGGCGGCCGACTCCACCGGACGGTGGACGTGACGTGGACCCCAGGTGAACCGTCGCAGGGTCACAAGACGGTCACTTCTGGAGTCACTCCATCCCGGCTGCTGGGAAATTCGTGTCACTCTGCAACTCCCATGACCACAGGCGGCCGGGGTCGGGCGCCTGAGCGCCTCCCAGGCCGCCTGCACGATGAACGAGGTGGCGGATGAACTCCCTGTCCAGGAGTGGCCGGCGTGCGCTGGTCGCGACGGCGGGCATCACGGCGGCGGCGCTCACGCTGGCGGCGTGCGGTGGCAGTGACGACGGCGGCTCCGGTGGGAGCGGTGGCGGCGACCTGCTGACCATCGGGACCAGCGACAAGATCACCACGATCGACCCGGCC from Modestobacter roseus encodes the following:
- a CDS encoding VOC family protein, with product MPTRDTAWPAGTPCWVDLGTPDVDAARAFYAAFLDWTYTDPGPDAGGYLMCLRDGHQAAGLGPQQDPADPPRWTTYLATDDADATAARVTAAGGSVLAPPMDVGPAGRMAIAADPQGNPFGLWQAGATTGVQVFNEPGSLVWNEAAVDDPAAAREFYTAVFGFAWEELPGEDAYWTFAIGDRPLGGLSGVVEGLPRGWGTCFSVASADEAVRAVESGGGKVLMPAEDTPFGRFAVVADPHGATFSVMQELGG
- a CDS encoding TPM domain-containing protein, with the translated sequence MRSVVRPLTAGALGLGALLLGAGPALAVEPFAPTEQLVDQADVLSSSEEAEVESALQELQTEDGTQLYVVYVEDFGGLDGDQWAQQAFQAAGLGNNDILFAATTDTEPGRDGYSVGGQSPVTEAGLSDLVSRQVEPQLGSDDWAGGAMTLAEGIRSGAAAGEGGAAGGGDGGGGAALGVLAAIAVVGGGGYALMRSRQRKKRQAAQQQAAAERAAAEAAARDPHHGTPTEQLMFRASEELLALDEAVKTSELDLAYARSQYGEQPVAGFQDALGTSKIELSRSFGIRQELDDDVPEDEPTQRRMLTELLQLTAAASARLDSQAEAYARLRHLEESAPEALAALEPTVAAVRARLPEAERTLEELQQRYARSAWSPVADNVAEARTRADLAEQALAHGRSELDEGRSAGAVPAVRAAEDALAQARTLLDSVGRVAGELAGAGDRFTAVRVETEKDIAEAHALLGRGVDTPGLREQLARAESALTAATDQWRPRDGALPDPLAIVRQLDEADLALEAALEPARDARQQQQRAAAHLQQAVRAADTSIAVAQDFIATRRGAVGSVARTRLAEADRSLDDASRSAAGDPVAALRSAQRADALARQALTQAQQDVEEYMSGGYGGGGYRGGGYRRGPGGLGGGFAGGVAGGMLGGILLGGLGGGYGGGFGGGGGDGGFSGGGSFGGDGGFSGGGSF
- a CDS encoding Rieske (2Fe-2S) protein, with translation MPDRVPATDLPPGAVRPAGPWAVVNTGDRLSAVSRRCRHQLADLAEGSVDADGCLVCPWHQARYDTSTGEMVTGPRGFLGWHGPTPGYTTLVRWFGQVARLRVRRAVRRGDDVVVEG